In one window of Bacteroidia bacterium DNA:
- a CDS encoding PKD domain-containing protein: MRIIYTFLISLFCIIFLPANSWGYSLSGAEISYRHIGSDSFEVTALYFVDCSQTHFQFNISVTAAPVNCNSATKYAQLTLTNTTDVSPLCPSACNRCNSSCSHGVGYKLETFKGIIDLGSICDTWRLNIDRCCRNSTVSTGTGFYQGISAYIDKSMNPVNRPPVFDRVEPFSFCASTCNTVNMGGVDPDGDSLVYSFVPPSAGAFAGNFSYTGSYTYERPFAFNGFPSTSLPYNYSACRGLHLDRQTGLLQFKGMQNQTSVLAIKVEEYRNGVLVGYTIRDRVITFRQCDANNQPRLTGLDSTGDFRLLACKGDTIDLPVFTRDNDASDSTKIWMERSPPGAVFTTFSSGRRMHGNLYWVVPDTNTQPVDYHFIITVSDNNCPFPARMTRDFIIHVVPELEKKHTVSVGSCGLATFNYPSDYIQEFIWAGTPSFADTGQTVQYLYEARGEFPFSLKVSTLSGCSRVFNDTVDIGSNVSFVEIDLVTDTMICEGESLDLIVSASNGQSPYSYKWSDGLGNNDTLHLTPSTSVKYYVEAEDKSGCKNNDSVLITVNPLPVAFAGVDFELCANEGSQALSGIPAGGSWSGTGLSGNTFDPAISGAGDFKLKYEFTDFNQCSSEDSLQVRVHPVPTTSAGNDIDVCIEEAPVTLTPVPAGGIWTGAGVTSGVFDPIAAGAGTYYLRYTYVDSNNCETQDSLRANVRENPATVDAGASQEICGSNELVNLFGMPAGGIWTGTGITQQSGSYLFDPVASGAGAHILTYKYILNGCAKQDSTSVTVHANPEAQFTATPETGKAPLQVQFNNSTDVPTDEWYWVFGNNLATSTFRNPNFTFSDTGLYSVYLYVKNTSTGCEDSILKTDHIRVGSPVGILEQVFAGQEVKVYPVPATEQVVLVADASGQQLQLTIYDSHGKLVKAMQVLSGNRIVVEREQLKPGLYLFRLAGPHGYLQTGKIIFR; this comes from the coding sequence ATGAGGATAATTTATACATTCCTGATCTCGCTTTTCTGCATTATTTTCCTTCCGGCTAACTCTTGGGGCTATTCGCTTTCCGGAGCAGAAATATCATATCGCCATATTGGTTCAGATTCGTTTGAGGTCACCGCCCTGTATTTTGTGGATTGTTCCCAAACGCATTTTCAGTTTAACATATCAGTTACAGCCGCTCCTGTAAATTGTAATTCTGCCACAAAATATGCTCAGCTTACCTTAACTAATACTACTGATGTTTCACCCCTTTGCCCAAGTGCCTGCAATCGATGCAACAGTTCCTGCAGTCATGGTGTGGGATATAAACTTGAGACTTTTAAGGGAATCATTGACCTGGGGAGTATCTGCGATACCTGGCGGCTGAATATTGACAGGTGCTGCCGGAACTCCACTGTCAGTACAGGAACAGGTTTTTATCAGGGCATCTCTGCATATATTGACAAGAGCATGAATCCTGTCAACAGGCCTCCTGTATTTGACCGGGTAGAACCATTTTCTTTTTGTGCTTCTACCTGCAACACTGTGAATATGGGTGGTGTTGACCCGGACGGAGATTCGCTGGTTTATTCATTTGTTCCACCTTCTGCGGGAGCATTTGCCGGCAATTTTTCATATACAGGTTCCTACACTTATGAAAGACCCTTTGCATTCAACGGGTTTCCTTCAACCAGTCTTCCTTATAACTACAGCGCTTGCCGGGGATTGCATCTGGACCGCCAAACGGGCCTGCTCCAGTTTAAGGGAATGCAAAACCAAACTTCAGTCCTGGCAATTAAGGTAGAGGAATATAGAAATGGAGTTCTGGTGGGCTATACCATCAGGGACCGGGTCATCACTTTCAGACAGTGTGATGCGAATAACCAGCCCAGGCTTACCGGGCTGGATTCAACCGGTGATTTTCGATTGCTCGCCTGTAAAGGTGATACAATTGATTTGCCGGTATTTACACGTGATAACGATGCATCTGATTCCACGAAAATTTGGATGGAGCGCTCACCCCCCGGGGCCGTTTTTACCACTTTTAGCAGCGGGCGCAGAATGCACGGGAATCTTTACTGGGTTGTTCCGGATACCAATACCCAACCCGTGGATTATCATTTCATAATTACGGTTTCTGATAATAACTGCCCCTTTCCTGCGCGGATGACCCGTGATTTTATAATTCATGTAGTACCTGAATTAGAGAAAAAACATACAGTATCTGTGGGTTCGTGTGGGCTTGCCACTTTCAACTATCCTTCGGATTATATCCAGGAATTTATTTGGGCTGGTACGCCTTCCTTTGCTGATACCGGCCAAACCGTTCAGTATCTTTATGAGGCGAGGGGAGAATTTCCCTTCAGCCTGAAGGTTTCCACACTTTCCGGATGTAGCCGCGTGTTTAATGATACCGTGGATATAGGTTCAAATGTCTCATTCGTTGAGATTGATCTGGTTACCGATACTATGATTTGCGAAGGAGAAAGCCTGGATTTAATAGTTTCAGCAAGCAATGGCCAAAGTCCATACAGCTACAAGTGGTCTGACGGTCTCGGTAATAATGATACGCTTCACCTTACTCCTTCCACCTCAGTTAAATACTACGTGGAGGCAGAGGACAAGAGCGGGTGTAAAAACAATGATTCTGTTCTAATTACTGTGAACCCGTTGCCGGTGGCCTTTGCAGGGGTTGATTTTGAGCTATGCGCCAATGAAGGTTCGCAGGCGCTGTCAGGTATTCCGGCAGGAGGTAGCTGGTCAGGAACAGGTTTGTCAGGAAATACTTTCGATCCCGCCATTTCCGGTGCAGGTGATTTTAAACTCAAATATGAATTTACAGATTTTAATCAATGCTCCTCAGAAGATTCGCTTCAGGTCCGGGTCCATCCGGTTCCCACTACTTCGGCTGGAAATGATATTGACGTCTGCATAGAAGAAGCACCCGTCACGCTTACCCCTGTGCCTGCCGGTGGTATATGGACCGGTGCCGGGGTGACTTCCGGTGTTTTTGATCCCATTGCCGCAGGCGCTGGTACATACTATCTTCGCTATACTTATGTGGACTCGAACAACTGCGAAACGCAGGATTCGCTACGGGCAAATGTGCGCGAAAATCCGGCTACCGTTGATGCCGGTGCTTCGCAGGAAATCTGTGGAAGCAATGAATTGGTGAACCTTTTCGGGATGCCTGCCGGTGGAATCTGGACAGGTACTGGTATTACCCAGCAAAGCGGCAGCTATTTGTTTGATCCAGTTGCCTCCGGAGCCGGAGCACATATTCTCACCTACAAGTATATTTTAAATGGCTGTGCAAAACAGGATAGCACTTCTGTAACGGTGCATGCCAACCCTGAAGCTCAATTCACAGCAACGCCCGAAACCGGGAAAGCGCCACTACAAGTTCAGTTTAATAATTCCACGGATGTCCCCACGGATGAATGGTATTGGGTTTTTGGAAATAACCTGGCTACTTCTACTTTCAGGAATCCAAATTTTACCTTCAGCGATACCGGCTTGTACTCCGTTTATCTTTATGTGAAAAATACTTCAACGGGTTGTGAGGACAGCATCCTGAAAACAGATCATATCCGCGTGGGAAGTCCGGTTGGGATCCTTGAGCAGGTGTTTGCCGGGCAGGAGGTAAAGGTATATCCAGTTCCTGCAACGGAGCAGGTTGTGCTGGTGGCAGACGCTTCCGGTCAGCAACTGCAACTGACGATATATGACAGCCACGGAAAGCTGGTCAAAGCGATGCAGGTACTTTCAGGCAATCGTATTGTTGTAGAAAGAGAACAACTGAAGCCGGGGCTCTATCTTTTCCGCCTTGCCGGTCCGCATGGATATCTCCAAACCGGAAAGATTATCTTCAGGTAG
- a CDS encoding RsmD family RNA methyltransferase — protein sequence MRIISGSKKGAVIRAPKNLPVRPTMDKNKESLFNILHNYFHFEEMDVLDLFAGTGNVSYEFASRGARSIVAVDSHPGCTKFISTQAKQLEFEMIEVLRNEVFRHLRNEYRSYDFVYADPPFSKFKPGQYQELAELIFERQVLKPEGWLVMEHPSNVSLSEVQHFHEERAFGQCIMSFFIMPEK from the coding sequence ATGCGAATAATCAGTGGCAGCAAGAAAGGAGCGGTGATACGTGCTCCGAAAAATCTCCCTGTTCGGCCTACAATGGACAAAAACAAGGAGAGCCTTTTCAATATCCTTCACAATTATTTCCATTTTGAAGAGATGGATGTGCTGGATCTTTTTGCGGGGACGGGAAACGTAAGCTATGAGTTTGCATCACGGGGTGCGCGGTCCATAGTCGCAGTTGATTCGCATCCCGGTTGCACCAAATTCATAAGTACTCAGGCAAAGCAACTTGAGTTTGAAATGATTGAAGTACTGCGAAATGAGGTATTCCGGCACCTGAGGAATGAGTACCGAAGCTATGATTTCGTTTATGCCGATCCCCCTTTTTCGAAGTTTAAACCCGGCCAGTACCAGGAATTAGCAGAACTAATCTTTGAGCGCCAGGTCCTGAAACCTGAAGGATGGCTCGTTATGGAACATCCGTCAAATGTCTCGCTATCTGAAGTTCAACACTTTCATGAAGAACGTGCATTTGGCCAGTGCATCATGAGCTTCTTCATTATGCCGGAAAAGTGA
- a CDS encoding DUF3822 family protein: MPTIPETGSKIPIEHNIRDDSFNRETSSQCNLYLMLADDQWIHAAFDGYAQKFLLLKSYPRNSRIIFDYVREITQLKALHEELSYHYKTITFCISHRKATLVPQSLFLPELLKNYYELNHPYTPAEELNSASLKKSQAELVYAVERYMSQGIRKHFPNAKIIHAAAPFLENTMARSKNEKAPLAFVDVDQTHFRIAVKRGDTLELYNTFQYKTKTDLLYYLLFVSDQAQLNPDKDTYYFSGFLYKNSETFDLLFEYFRNIEFTPLPNSFHYSYRFNAIPAHFYATVFSLPLCE; encoded by the coding sequence ATGCCAACTATTCCGGAAACTGGAAGTAAAATTCCTATAGAACATAACATTCGTGATGATTCCTTTAACCGGGAAACCAGCTCCCAGTGCAATCTATATCTGATGTTGGCAGACGATCAGTGGATCCACGCGGCCTTTGACGGATATGCGCAGAAATTCCTGCTTCTGAAATCTTACCCGCGTAATTCCCGCATCATCTTCGACTACGTCAGGGAAATAACGCAGCTCAAAGCCCTTCACGAAGAGTTGAGTTACCACTACAAGACCATCACATTTTGCATTTCCCATCGCAAAGCCACACTGGTTCCGCAATCCTTGTTTCTGCCGGAACTCCTTAAAAATTATTACGAGCTCAATCATCCCTATACTCCAGCCGAGGAATTGAATTCAGCTTCTTTGAAAAAATCGCAGGCCGAACTCGTTTATGCTGTCGAACGATATATGAGCCAGGGAATCAGGAAGCATTTTCCCAATGCGAAGATCATCCATGCCGCAGCACCATTTCTGGAAAACACAATGGCACGATCCAAAAATGAAAAAGCTCCCCTGGCATTTGTGGATGTAGACCAAACGCATTTCAGAATAGCCGTAAAAAGAGGCGATACGCTGGAACTCTACAACACGTTTCAGTACAAAACCAAAACGGACCTGCTCTATTATCTGCTATTTGTCAGCGATCAGGCTCAACTCAATCCTGATAAAGACACCTATTATTTTTCCGGCTTCCTGTATAAAAATTCTGAAACCTTTGATTTGCTGTTTGAATATTTCAGGAATATAGAATTCACTCCTTTGCCAAACTCGTTTCATTACAGTTATCGCTTTAATGCCATTCCCGCGCATTTTTACGCAACTGTATTTTCTCTTCCGCTATGCGAATAA